Proteins from one Nicotiana tabacum cultivar K326 chromosome 23, ASM71507v2, whole genome shotgun sequence genomic window:
- the LOC107831961 gene encoding dihydroneopterin aldolase 2 isoform X3, with translation MALPSTMTGHMDIPKGDKLVLRGLKFHGYHGVKPEETKLGQKFLVDVDAWMDLRPAGKSDCLSDTLSYTDIYKIVKEIVEGPPRKLLEKVAELIASITLDKYPQVSAVRVQVGKPHVAVQGSVDYLGVEIIRHRGLDG, from the exons ATGGCATTACCCAGCACCA TGACAGGTCACATGGATATACCAAAAGGAGACAAGCTTGTCCTGAGGGGTTTAAAGTTCCATGGATATCATGGGGTGAAGCCAGAAGAGACGAAGCTGGGGCAGAAGTTCCTGGTGGATGTTGATGCTTGGATGGATCTTCGGCCAGCTGGTAAATCTGACTGCTTGTCAGATACTCTAAGTTACACAGATATATACAA AATAGTGAAAGAGATTGTGGAGGGTCCACCTAGAAAACTTCTAGAGAAGGTGGCTGAGCTCATAGCATCTATAACGCTCGACAAGTATCCACAGGTATCTGCTGTTCGTGTTCAAGTTGGGAAGCCGCATGTGGCTGTTCAAGGATCTGTTGACTACTTAGGTGTCGAGATCATCAGACACAGAGGTCTTGATGGTTAA
- the LOC107831961 gene encoding dihydroneopterin aldolase 2 isoform X4, with the protein MALPSTSHMDIPKGDKLVLRGLKFHGYHGVKPEETKLGQKFLVDVDAWMDLRPAGKSDCLSDTLSYTDIYKIVKEIVEGPPRKLLEKVAELIASITLDKYPQVSAVRVQVGKPHVAVQGSVDYLGVEIIRHRGLDG; encoded by the exons ATGGCATTACCCAGCACCA GTCACATGGATATACCAAAAGGAGACAAGCTTGTCCTGAGGGGTTTAAAGTTCCATGGATATCATGGGGTGAAGCCAGAAGAGACGAAGCTGGGGCAGAAGTTCCTGGTGGATGTTGATGCTTGGATGGATCTTCGGCCAGCTGGTAAATCTGACTGCTTGTCAGATACTCTAAGTTACACAGATATATACAA AATAGTGAAAGAGATTGTGGAGGGTCCACCTAGAAAACTTCTAGAGAAGGTGGCTGAGCTCATAGCATCTATAACGCTCGACAAGTATCCACAGGTATCTGCTGTTCGTGTTCAAGTTGGGAAGCCGCATGTGGCTGTTCAAGGATCTGTTGACTACTTAGGTGTCGAGATCATCAGACACAGAGGTCTTGATGGTTAA
- the LOC107831961 gene encoding dihydroneopterin aldolase 2 isoform X2, giving the protein MFLHFHSRGSVTGHMDIPKGDKLVLRGLKFHGYHGVKPEETKLGQKFLVDVDAWMDLRPAGKSDCLSDTLSYTDIYKIVKEIVEGPPRKLLEKVAELIASITLDKYPQVSAVRVQVGKPHVAVQGSVDYLGVEIIRHRGLDG; this is encoded by the exons ATGTTTCTGCACTTTCACAGCAG AGGATCAGTGACAGGTCACATGGATATACCAAAAGGAGACAAGCTTGTCCTGAGGGGTTTAAAGTTCCATGGATATCATGGGGTGAAGCCAGAAGAGACGAAGCTGGGGCAGAAGTTCCTGGTGGATGTTGATGCTTGGATGGATCTTCGGCCAGCTGGTAAATCTGACTGCTTGTCAGATACTCTAAGTTACACAGATATATACAA AATAGTGAAAGAGATTGTGGAGGGTCCACCTAGAAAACTTCTAGAGAAGGTGGCTGAGCTCATAGCATCTATAACGCTCGACAAGTATCCACAGGTATCTGCTGTTCGTGTTCAAGTTGGGAAGCCGCATGTGGCTGTTCAAGGATCTGTTGACTACTTAGGTGTCGAGATCATCAGACACAGAGGTCTTGATGGTTAA
- the LOC107831961 gene encoding dihydroneopterin aldolase 2 isoform X1, with translation MSCRTYLYRQFSCFFSDLTIHGITQHQGSVTGHMDIPKGDKLVLRGLKFHGYHGVKPEETKLGQKFLVDVDAWMDLRPAGKSDCLSDTLSYTDIYKIVKEIVEGPPRKLLEKVAELIASITLDKYPQVSAVRVQVGKPHVAVQGSVDYLGVEIIRHRGLDG, from the exons ATGTCGTGTAGAACTTATCTATATAGGCAATTTTCTTGCTTCTTTTCTGACTTAACCATACATGGCATTACCCAGCACCA AGGATCAGTGACAGGTCACATGGATATACCAAAAGGAGACAAGCTTGTCCTGAGGGGTTTAAAGTTCCATGGATATCATGGGGTGAAGCCAGAAGAGACGAAGCTGGGGCAGAAGTTCCTGGTGGATGTTGATGCTTGGATGGATCTTCGGCCAGCTGGTAAATCTGACTGCTTGTCAGATACTCTAAGTTACACAGATATATACAA AATAGTGAAAGAGATTGTGGAGGGTCCACCTAGAAAACTTCTAGAGAAGGTGGCTGAGCTCATAGCATCTATAACGCTCGACAAGTATCCACAGGTATCTGCTGTTCGTGTTCAAGTTGGGAAGCCGCATGTGGCTGTTCAAGGATCTGTTGACTACTTAGGTGTCGAGATCATCAGACACAGAGGTCTTGATGGTTAA
- the LOC107831961 gene encoding dihydroneopterin aldolase 1 isoform X5: MDIPKGDKLVLRGLKFHGYHGVKPEETKLGQKFLVDVDAWMDLRPAGKSDCLSDTLSYTDIYKIVKEIVEGPPRKLLEKVAELIASITLDKYPQVSAVRVQVGKPHVAVQGSVDYLGVEIIRHRGLDG, translated from the exons ATGGATATACCAAAAGGAGACAAGCTTGTCCTGAGGGGTTTAAAGTTCCATGGATATCATGGGGTGAAGCCAGAAGAGACGAAGCTGGGGCAGAAGTTCCTGGTGGATGTTGATGCTTGGATGGATCTTCGGCCAGCTGGTAAATCTGACTGCTTGTCAGATACTCTAAGTTACACAGATATATACAA AATAGTGAAAGAGATTGTGGAGGGTCCACCTAGAAAACTTCTAGAGAAGGTGGCTGAGCTCATAGCATCTATAACGCTCGACAAGTATCCACAGGTATCTGCTGTTCGTGTTCAAGTTGGGAAGCCGCATGTGGCTGTTCAAGGATCTGTTGACTACTTAGGTGTCGAGATCATCAGACACAGAGGTCTTGATGGTTAA